The following coding sequences are from one Panicum hallii strain FIL2 chromosome 5, PHallii_v3.1, whole genome shotgun sequence window:
- the LOC112892568 gene encoding uncharacterized protein LOC112892568 produces MEMKFLTCTRGWGDIDFHNMDSQCESATETLHTIMRGSKELIELLGPAMNKLSMITSAGVKETYSVLHAGYVPVAERRVFAKDGQGGIKIEGSSSREQAFTAMLPQAPAKRGKEALNQSRKRLLYSGRNVMLYTDGSTKARWCGGNDKGMGST; encoded by the exons ATGGAGATGAAGTTTCTGACATGCACAAG GGGCTGGGGGGACATAGATTTTCACAACATGGATTCACAATGCGAGTCTGCGACG GAAACTTTGCATACCATCATGCGTGGAAGTAAAGAATTGATAGAGTTGCTTGGACCAGCAATGAACAAGCTTAGCATGATCACATCTGCTGGAGTGAAAGAGACATACAGTGTGCTGCATGCAGGTTATGTGCCAGTAGCAGAAAGAAGAGTTTTTG CAAAAGATGGACAGGGAGGGATAAAAATCGAAGGAAGCAGTAGCAGAGAGCAGGCGTTTACAGCCATGCTACCTCAAGCACCTGCAAAAAGAGGAAAA GAAGCATTAAACCAAAGCCGCAAGAGGCTACTA TACAGTGGAAGAAACGTAATGCTTTATACAGATGGCTCCACAAAGGCCCGGTGGTGTGGGGGAAATGACAAG GGTATGGGTTCAACATGA
- the LOC112895503 gene encoding uncharacterized protein LOC112895503 gives MAGLILLRATALGLAAAGAGALHAISRWTPPRDLSPYVPSVRFMLLESAQGLQAALLGAHPLSGKHLRDVRARAEHDLALADVDLTEGGDPATAIDLRLLLAFLATRDGRADDALHIYEEAARDAPFDARPRALAYYLCRLVGREDESVRWSAAYRRLVPVIDGASLVPEMESYEMQGLVRELLVAATVGCVCKIVHPEDRAVVMRAACGAVDQGLVAALQDKALSATERLYLRALRVYLHAKVRLLIKKEARDVADGDAEASPVS, from the exons ATGGCCGGCCTTATCCTCCTCCGCGCCACCGCACTCGGCCTCGCCGCAGCGGGGGCGGGGGCCCTGCACGCCATCTCCAGGTGGACGCCGCCCAGGGACCTCTCTCCCTACGTCCCGTCTGTCAGGTTCATGCTACTGGAGTCCGCGCAGGGCCTCCAGGCCGCCCTGCTCGGCGCGCACCCGCTCTCCGGCAAGCACCTCCGCGACGTCCGCGCCCGCGCCGAGCATGACCTCGCGCTCGCCGACGTCGACCTCACCGAGGGTGGcgaccccgccacggcaatcgacctccgcctcctcctcgcgtTCCTCGCCACGCGTGACGGCCGCGCCGACGACGCCCTGCACATCTACGAGGAGGCGGCCCGCGACGCGCCGTTCGACGCTCGCCCCCGCGCCCTCGCCTACTACCTGTGCCGCTTGGTAGGGCGAGAGGACGAGTCGGTGCGGTGGAGCGCGGCCTACCGCCGCCTCGTCCCGGTCATCGACGGCGCAAGCCTGGTACCGGAGATGGAGTCCTACGAGATGCAGGGGCTCGTCCGCGAGCTGTTGGTCGCGGCGACGGTGGGCTGCGTCTGCAAGATCGTCCACCCCGAGGACAGGGCCGTCGTCATGCGCGCGGCCTGCGGCGCAGTAGACCAGGGGCTAGTCGCTGCGCTGCAGGACAAGGCGCTGTCAGCGACAGAGAGGCTTTATCTGCGAGCTCTCCGCGTGTATCTGCACGCCAAGGTGCGGCTTCTCATCAAGAAGGAGGCACGGGACGTGGCCGACGGTGATGCGGAGGCATCTCCTGTTTCATG A
- the LOC112892567 gene encoding protein FAR1-RELATED SEQUENCE 5-like: MPSIGNEEISSSNNEICGLSAGGNSSAAGPCRTVHNVACCNACEVASDAETDCVEVNQLGIGSGSLTVADLGKANFGGEVVESDSDAGGACPVTYERVESLQYEMFSSPGSGGTDQGYRKRLRLSKGVEPPDCRIPRSVGAIEKALKNSRNRATAHIFEPVLGMVFDSRAEAYKFFNLYSWEVGFGIRFGSSARNRVNKYRTMQEIVCEKEISAPEELGPVYRRNGPFRRDFHFVIIQMLTEDEFERAWDDLVERYNLRGNSFMEGCYCKKKMWAKPWCKDIICTRMASTQSSESANSILKKVIPRNCSMNRFVQQYRKLLFIRASAEEKAEHQTKQFQHRGKRVYAIEKHALSVYTKKVCQLFSSEVDKSADYNVAQGDSHDEMKVVHYNEEVRKHWARSVFNVKINEADGKLICECGMFEHFGILCCHAIKV; the protein is encoded by the exons ATGCCGAGCATAGGCAACGAAGAAATCTCCAGCAGCAATAATGAAATCTGCGGGCTATCAG ctggtggtAATTCATCAGCTGCCGGTCCATGTAGAACCGTTCATAATGTGGCATGCTGTAATGCTTGTGAGGTCGCTTCTGATGCTGAAACTGACTGCGTTGAGGTTAACCAGCTTGGCATTGGGTCAGGTTCTTTAACAGTTGCTGACTTGGGTAAAGCCAACTTTGGAGGAGAGGTAGTTGAATCAGATTCTGATGCCGGAGGAGCTTGTCCTGTCACTTATGAGCGAGTTGAGTCACTGCAATACGAAATGTTCTCCTCCCCAGGCTCAGGAGGTACAGATCAGGGCTACAGAAAAAG GTTAAGGTTGTCCAAAGGTGTGGAACCACCCGACTGCAGGATACCTAGGTCTGTTGGAGCCATTGAAAAGGCTCTTAAGAATTCAAGAAACCGAGCCACAGCTCACATTTTTGAGCCGGTGTTAGGTATGGTGTTTGATTCAAGGGCCGAGGCATACAAGTTCTTTAACCTCTATTCATGGGAGGTTGGATTTGGCATCCGGTTTGGGTCGAGCGCAAGGAATCGTGTGAACAAGTACCGCACGATGCAAGAAATTGTGTGTGAGAAAGAG ATCAGTGCGCCGGAAGAACTTGGACCAGTGTATAGGAGGAATGGCCCTTTCAGACGGGACTTCCATTTCGTCATCATCCAAATGTTGACAGAGGATGAATTCGAGAGGGCGTGGGATGATCTGGTCGAACGTTACAACCTACGTGGAAACTCTTTCATGGAAGGTTGTTATTGCAAGAAGAAGATGTGGGCCAAACCCTGGTGCAAGGATATTATCTGCACCCGGATGGCCAGCACTCAGAGCTCCGAGAGTGCCAATAGTATTCTGAAAAAGGTCATCCCACGCAACTGTTCAATGAATCGTTTTGTACAGCAGTACCGGAAATTGCTTTTTATTCGCGCTAGCGCTGAAGAGAAAGCCGAGCACCAAACAAAACAG TTTCAGCATCGGGGGAAGAGAgtatatgccatagagaagcatGCTCTTTCAGTGTACACCAAGAAAGTTTGTCAGCTATTCAGTTCAGAGGTGGACAAGTCAGCTGACTACAATGTTGCACAAGGAGACTCTCATGACGAGATGAAGGTTGTCCATTATAACGAGGAGGTTAGGAAGCACTGGGCTAGGAGCGTGTTCAATGTCAAGATCAATGAAGCTGATGGCAAACTCATATGTGAGTGCGGGATGTTTGAACACTTCGGCATTCTCTGTTGCCACGCAATCAAGGTCTGA
- the LOC112895969 gene encoding probable pectinesterase 67 — translation MDRPCLLPFLLLAAAAVLTSAPGGALAKSKLAKKSDDIVNGPLLTDKLKAKRTLIVGPDEEFKTVQSAIDAVPAGNTEWIIVHLRSGVHNGKVVIPKNKPFIFVRGNGKGRTSISHESSSPDNAESAAFTVNADNVIVFGVSFRNTARAGLVNNQEIRSVSAMVAGDKVAFYHCAFYSPHHTLFDSAGRHYYESCYIQGNIDFIFGSAQSMFQCPEIFVKPDRRTEILGSITAHDRKVDDDTSGFVFLKGKVYGVGEVYLGRVTAPDSRVIFADTYLSKTINPAGWTTIGYTGSTDNVMLAEFNCTGPGSDAAKRVPWSRRFTLNEATKYLTIDFINGKEWLLAYYY, via the exons ATGGACCGGCCGTGCCTCCTCCCCTTCCtgctgctcgccgccgcggcggtgctGACGTCGGCGCCGGGCGGCGCGCTCGCCAAGTCGAAGCTCGCCAAGAAGAGCGACGACATCGTGAACGGGCCCCTCCTCACCGACAAGCTCAAGGCGAAGCGGACGCTGATCGTCGGCCCGGACGAGGAGTTCAAGACCGTGCAGTCCGCCATCGACGCCGTGCCCGCCGGCAACACCGAGTGGATCATCGTCCACCTCCGCTCCGGCGTGCATAA TGGGAAAGTCGTGATCCCGAAGAACAAACCGTTCATCTTCGTGAGGGGCAACGGCAAGGGCCGGACCTCCATCTCCCACGAGTCCTCCTCCCCTGACAACGCCGAGTCCGCCGCGTTCACCGTGAACGCCGACAATGTCATCGTCTTCGGCGTCAGCTTCAGG AACACCGCGCGCGCCGGGCTTGTCAACAACCAGGAGATCCGCTCCGTTTCAGCGATGGTGGCCGGCGACAAGGTGGCCTTCTACCACTGTGCCTTCTACAGCCCCCACCACACCCTCTTCGACAGCGCCGGCCGCCACTACTACGAGAGCTGCTACATCCAGGGCAACATCGACTTCATCTTCGGCAGCGCCCAGTCCATGTTCCAG TGTCCGGAGATCTTCGTGAAGCCTGACCGGCGGACGGAGATCCTGGGGTCCATCACCGCGCATGACCGGAAGGTCGACGACGACACCAGCGGCTTCGTGTTCCTCAAGGGCAAGGTGTACGGCGTCGGCGAGGTCTACCTGGGCCGGGTCACTGCGCCCGACTCGCGCGTCATCTTTGCCGACACCTACCTCTCCAAGACCATCAACCCGGCCGGGTGGACCACCATAGGCTACACCGGCAGCACCGA TAATGTGATGCTGGCGGAGTTCAACTGCACGGGGCCCGGCTCCGACGCGGCCAAGCGCGTGCCGTGGTCGCGGCGGTTCACCCTGAACGAGGCCACCAAGTACCTCACCATCGACTTCATCAACGGCAAAGAGTGGCTGCTGGCGTACTACTACTGA